The Algoriphagus halophilus genome window below encodes:
- a CDS encoding YybH family protein, producing MKNLISSLLIALLFSLSISSCQDSKSPELPSGAEYSEQIKKIIEEKNAKIETWYAAGLIDSVASYFAEDCIQLPPNQPPIIGNENFKEMWNQNIEIGQWDFDLSTEKVKASGDLATEYGTYTLSFTPNENSPIPAMTDHGSYVVLWEKIDQEWKVLWDAPVSDLPLPGSGPETSPQE from the coding sequence ATGAAAAACCTTATTTCAAGCCTACTTATTGCCTTACTGTTCTCCCTTTCTATTTCAAGTTGCCAAGATTCCAAAAGTCCAGAATTGCCATCAGGTGCTGAATATTCAGAGCAAATCAAAAAAATCATTGAAGAAAAAAATGCGAAGATAGAAACATGGTACGCTGCGGGATTAATCGACTCTGTAGCCTCTTATTTTGCAGAAGACTGCATTCAATTACCTCCTAATCAGCCTCCTATAATTGGAAATGAAAATTTTAAAGAGATGTGGAATCAAAATATTGAAATTGGTCAATGGGATTTTGATTTAAGCACAGAGAAAGTGAAGGCCAGTGGAGATCTGGCAACAGAATATGGAACCTATACGCTTTCATTTACGCCAAATGAAAATTCACCCATACCAGCGATGACAGATCATGGAAGCTATGTGGTGTTGTGGGAAAAAATAGATCAGGAATGGAAAGTGCTTTGGGATGCGCCGGTAAGTGATCTGCCCCTACCAGGATCAGGTCCTGAAACAAGTCCGCAAGAATAG
- a CDS encoding amidohydrolase family protein encodes MKRIFLFLTFFSNLAFAQDGVKPIIDVHLHGYTERSYFPIPGAPATLEEFKMEMKKNFQEFNIVAAMKSGGMYNPEMEEKFLQGYESNNYPKFDTLEFKKMIEEGKIQVWGEFMPMFNGLTLADPKFAPYLAICEREGIPIALHTGGGPPGISNQYKKFRLSLGDPLLIEEVLINYPKLKIYLMHSGGLFYDNSLALMELYPQLYCGLGALLWIKDTPTALYVEDFLMKAKKGRMIDRIMYGSDAMYWPDNVKTSIETLDSFKFLSEEDKRKIFYENALEFFELDYLKK; translated from the coding sequence ATGAAACGTATTTTTTTATTCCTGACCTTTTTTTCTAACCTGGCATTTGCCCAAGATGGGGTAAAACCCATCATTGATGTTCACTTACATGGGTATACAGAACGCTCTTATTTCCCAATTCCAGGTGCTCCTGCCACCTTAGAGGAATTTAAAATGGAAATGAAAAAGAACTTTCAAGAATTTAACATCGTGGCTGCCATGAAAAGTGGAGGAATGTATAATCCTGAAATGGAAGAAAAATTTTTACAGGGTTATGAGTCCAATAACTATCCGAAATTCGATACGCTGGAGTTTAAGAAGATGATCGAAGAAGGAAAAATTCAAGTCTGGGGAGAATTTATGCCTATGTTCAATGGCTTGACACTGGCAGATCCAAAATTCGCCCCTTATTTGGCCATTTGTGAACGTGAAGGAATCCCTATTGCTCTTCATACTGGTGGTGGACCTCCTGGAATTTCAAACCAATACAAAAAATTTAGATTGAGCTTAGGAGACCCATTACTTATCGAGGAAGTATTGATTAACTATCCGAAGCTCAAAATATACTTGATGCACTCAGGTGGCCTATTTTATGACAACTCCCTTGCCCTAATGGAATTGTACCCTCAATTGTATTGTGGTTTAGGAGCTTTACTATGGATAAAAGATACTCCTACCGCTCTTTATGTAGAGGATTTTTTGATGAAGGCAAAAAAAGGAAGAATGATCGACAGGATTATGTATGGTTCAGATGCAATGTATTGGCCAGATAATGTGAAAACCAGTATCGAAACTCTTGATTCTTTCAAATTTCTTTCGGAAGAAGATAAACGGAAAATATTTTATGAAAATGCTTTAGAATTTTTTGAATTGGATTATTTGAAAAAGTGA
- a CDS encoding TolB family protein — MDLIILFFLTILPFFSVQEKQTDLVLFSSDRSGNSDIYLLSPKSPTPKQITYSDAEEWAATWVNSKEISFLRQKGKVITRHLINIETGIESELQHPVNCRLDDKNILYSAEGNLQLYPCGGDIYLFNREDSSTLNLTEGILGTCSYPSWSFDGNQITFTNNQSGSNDIYVMDLNSREMTQLTHYDSNEERGALSPNNELLVFSSDHFETGNQDILIMNLETKELRNITSSVGTELIARWNSDGTSLYFGSNQVGNWEIYVYDLKDQSTQRLTFHEGFDGDPRIF; from the coding sequence ATGGACCTCATCATTTTATTTTTTTTGACAATTCTTCCCTTCTTTTCTGTACAAGAAAAGCAAACTGATTTAGTCTTATTCTCTTCGGATAGATCAGGGAACTCCGATATTTATTTGCTTTCCCCAAAGAGTCCAACACCAAAACAAATCACCTATTCTGATGCCGAAGAATGGGCTGCGACCTGGGTAAATTCTAAAGAAATCTCATTTTTAAGGCAAAAAGGAAAAGTTATTACCAGACATCTTATCAATATTGAAACAGGGATAGAATCAGAGCTCCAACATCCTGTAAATTGCAGGTTGGATGATAAAAACATATTATATTCCGCGGAAGGGAATTTACAATTATACCCTTGCGGAGGCGACATCTATCTATTTAATCGAGAGGATAGCAGCACTCTTAACCTAACTGAAGGAATCTTGGGCACATGCTCCTATCCTAGCTGGTCATTTGACGGGAATCAAATTACTTTTACCAATAATCAATCCGGATCAAATGATATTTATGTGATGGATCTAAATAGCAGGGAAATGACCCAGCTTACTCATTATGATTCCAATGAAGAAAGGGGAGCACTTTCTCCAAATAATGAACTTCTAGTCTTCAGTTCAGACCATTTCGAAACAGGGAATCAAGACATTTTGATAATGAATTTGGAAACCAAAGAGCTGAGAAATATCACCTCTAGCGTGGGAACTGAATTAATTGCTAGATGGAATTCAGATGGAACTTCCCTTTATTTTGGAAGTAATCAAGTAGGAAACTGGGAGATTTATGTGTATGATTTGAAAGACCAATCTACGCAAAGGTTAACTTTCCATGAGGGTTTTGATGGAGATCCAAGAATATTTTAA
- a CDS encoding group I truncated hemoglobin, with amino-acid sequence MSTQASHSNQTLYQRLGGETKLKIIVDDVLDKNASNPMIAYYFEKIDMDRLKLLVFEFFSMGIGGPHSYSGRDMRTAHTGLNITDEEWDSGTEDTIWALDKNGVDPSTRDEVIAILETMRGDIVGV; translated from the coding sequence ATGAGTACTCAAGCTTCACATTCTAACCAAACCCTTTATCAACGATTAGGAGGCGAAACGAAACTTAAGATCATTGTCGATGATGTTTTAGACAAGAATGCAAGTAACCCGATGATTGCCTATTATTTTGAAAAAATAGATATGGACCGGCTAAAGCTACTAGTATTTGAATTTTTCTCTATGGGTATTGGAGGACCTCATTCTTATTCAGGAAGAGACATGCGTACAGCCCATACAGGTCTAAATATTACGGACGAGGAATGGGATAGCGGAACTGAAGATACGATATGGGCTCTGGATAAAAATGGTGTGGATCCATCAACCAGAGATGAGGTCATTGCTATACTTGAAACGATGAGGGGTGATATAGTTGGAGTATAA
- a CDS encoding alpha/beta hydrolase, giving the protein MSKNLLLLIFFLSGIQLIKAQEIKEISIGTVHQIHSDQLNEDREYWVNLPESYLQDGSSYKKYPLLILLDGNAHFRSITGMVNYMSTGYNGNRVIPEMIVVAIQNVDRRRDFTPDKIITVRENTSGGGEQFLSFLEEELIPELDANYRTDSYRILFGHSLGGLLATHAYMKEKTLFNAFIAVDPSFGTWDAETMDQKLEAVTDQTYQRYLYLATANWGKRNIRNRDRHVRLYESLHSKSPGEFPAKLEYFEHENHGSVPPIAFYQGISTMFDGYGISYRDIESMDQLLQQYQLISQRLSNDFHPPEYLVNRVGYGFLQSKNPEEQAMALEFFLLNTQNYPESYNAFDSLGEAYETLGDTERAIESYQQSLNLNPAHEHAKKKIEILRASK; this is encoded by the coding sequence ATGAGTAAAAACCTCCTACTCCTTATTTTTTTCTTATCTGGAATTCAACTTATCAAAGCCCAAGAAATAAAAGAAATCTCCATCGGTACCGTACACCAAATTCACTCTGATCAACTTAATGAGGATCGAGAATATTGGGTCAACTTACCCGAATCTTACCTTCAAGATGGCTCTTCCTATAAAAAATATCCACTTCTGATCCTGCTAGATGGAAATGCACATTTTCGGTCCATCACAGGGATGGTAAACTATATGAGTACAGGCTACAATGGCAATCGGGTTATTCCTGAAATGATCGTAGTAGCCATTCAGAATGTGGACCGAAGAAGGGACTTTACTCCAGACAAAATCATCACCGTTCGGGAAAATACTTCCGGAGGTGGAGAGCAATTTTTAAGTTTTTTGGAAGAAGAACTGATTCCTGAGTTGGACGCCAACTACAGAACGGATTCTTATCGTATCCTATTCGGACATTCCTTAGGTGGCCTATTGGCTACACATGCTTATATGAAAGAAAAAACGCTGTTTAATGCATTTATAGCCGTAGACCCCAGCTTTGGAACTTGGGATGCGGAAACCATGGACCAAAAACTCGAAGCAGTGACCGATCAGACTTATCAACGATACCTGTATCTGGCCACCGCAAACTGGGGAAAAAGGAATATCAGAAACCGAGATAGACATGTGAGATTATATGAGTCTTTGCATAGCAAAAGCCCTGGGGAATTTCCCGCCAAATTGGAGTACTTCGAACATGAAAATCATGGATCCGTTCCTCCCATTGCCTTTTATCAGGGCATCTCTACTATGTTTGATGGATATGGGATTTCTTACAGAGATATAGAAAGCATGGATCAACTGCTACAGCAGTATCAATTGATTTCCCAACGACTTTCCAATGATTTTCACCCTCCGGAATACTTGGTCAATAGAGTCGGTTATGGTTTCCTTCAAAGCAAAAATCCGGAAGAGCAAGCCATGGCCTTGGAATTCTTTCTCCTAAATACCCAAAACTATCCTGAATCTTACAATGCTTTTGACAGCCTAGGAGAAGCATATGAAACTTTAGGTGATACTGAAAGGGCAATTGAGAGTTATCAACAATCGCTAAATCTTAATCCCGCCCATGAACATGCCAAGAAAAAGATTGAAATTTTAAGAGCAAGTAAGTAA
- a CDS encoding Crp/Fnr family transcriptional regulator, which translates to MKEMLNSIICLTEENFQLFSNASKKKKAAKGELLFTPQNICRKILFIENGLLRGFKISEGKDFTHHFFSENWFATDFESFLTGKSGSLFVEALTPITYYEFQKDGLEQLYELHPQFQKLGRIIAEKAFLSTVEKLNDIQTLDLKGRYQGLVAKNKELFQKVPQKYIASYLGVSEQSLSRIKKDSFS; encoded by the coding sequence ATGAAAGAGATGCTTAATTCAATAATCTGCCTTACAGAAGAGAATTTTCAACTCTTTTCCAATGCATCAAAAAAGAAAAAAGCGGCAAAAGGTGAGTTGCTTTTTACCCCTCAAAATATCTGTAGAAAAATCCTTTTCATAGAAAATGGGCTTTTACGAGGTTTTAAGATCAGTGAAGGCAAAGATTTTACCCATCACTTTTTTTCTGAAAATTGGTTCGCGACTGATTTTGAAAGTTTTTTAACCGGCAAATCCGGATCTTTATTTGTCGAAGCCCTAACACCAATTACCTATTACGAATTTCAGAAAGATGGCTTGGAGCAACTCTATGAACTTCACCCACAATTTCAAAAACTTGGAAGAATCATCGCCGAAAAAGCCTTCCTGTCAACAGTTGAAAAATTAAATGATATCCAAACACTCGATTTAAAAGGAAGGTACCAAGGACTGGTTGCAAAGAATAAGGAGTTATTTCAGAAAGTTCCTCAAAAGTACATCGCCTCCTATCTGGGCGTCTCGGAACAGAGTTTAAGCAGAATTAAAAAAGATTCTTTTTCTTAA
- a CDS encoding alpha/beta fold hydrolase has translation MRLGIYLSTFLLFISSFSLKQKKASDFTPTFTISENPTHKIPKGQIYTFGYLEVLENRKSPSSKTIKVPVYIFKSRNPNPKKDPIIYTVGGPGSSTMPSAQYMNSYQYLDDRDFILIEQRGTYYAEPHLDCPEWSLAIYESNQPNFDSRNKDELFENAARACKEKLENRGIDLNAFTTNEIAADIHDLVQVLGIEEYNLLTISYSTKIAQVLMRDYPEKIRSVVMDSPLPLEVNYDEESVGNLLQTAEKLLADCESEENCNYAFPLIKRRFFDYLIEKTKNPLEVSVQNPKNGERETFYLKGKDLISIFSSASTEEVARIPFEINKLLDGDLSSVKEQLISLFQEPGDGAGRGMRLSVWCAEENPFNSSEVIENETYKYPEVTGLSPVVFKDEICKIWSVKTVSEIENEPVESDIPVLLISGEYDHETPVKWAESMTTHLSKSYHLIFKGWKHTPTTNWSNPCAMEAASEFFNNPNRLPNPLCLNELENLEFYTDY, from the coding sequence ATGCGACTCGGGATCTATCTATCCACATTTCTCCTTTTTATTTCAAGCTTTAGTTTAAAGCAAAAAAAAGCATCTGACTTTACCCCAACTTTTACTATTTCAGAGAATCCAACACATAAAATTCCCAAAGGACAGATTTATACTTTTGGATATTTGGAAGTTCTTGAAAACAGGAAGTCCCCTTCAAGTAAAACTATTAAGGTCCCGGTCTACATTTTCAAAAGCCGAAATCCCAATCCAAAAAAAGACCCGATCATCTATACCGTTGGAGGTCCGGGATCAAGTACCATGCCTTCAGCTCAATATATGAATTCCTACCAATACCTGGATGACAGGGATTTCATTTTGATAGAACAAAGAGGAACTTACTATGCTGAACCACACTTGGATTGCCCAGAATGGTCACTAGCAATTTATGAATCCAACCAACCGAATTTTGATTCAAGAAACAAAGATGAACTTTTCGAAAATGCTGCAAGAGCTTGCAAAGAGAAGCTGGAAAATAGGGGGATAGATTTAAATGCTTTTACCACAAATGAAATTGCAGCAGACATACATGACCTTGTTCAGGTGTTAGGAATCGAGGAGTACAACCTTTTGACCATTTCATACAGTACAAAAATCGCTCAGGTTCTAATGCGTGACTATCCTGAAAAGATCAGAAGTGTGGTCATGGATTCCCCTCTTCCTTTAGAGGTGAACTATGATGAGGAAAGCGTAGGCAATCTCTTACAGACCGCAGAGAAGTTACTTGCTGACTGTGAATCTGAGGAGAATTGTAATTATGCATTCCCCTTGATAAAAAGACGATTTTTTGATTACCTCATCGAAAAAACAAAAAATCCATTGGAGGTTTCTGTTCAAAACCCTAAAAATGGGGAAAGAGAAACATTCTATCTAAAAGGGAAAGATCTTATATCCATATTCTCATCTGCTTCCACTGAAGAAGTAGCAAGAATTCCCTTTGAGATCAATAAGCTTCTAGATGGTGATTTATCCTCTGTGAAGGAGCAATTAATCAGCTTGTTTCAAGAGCCAGGAGATGGAGCCGGAAGGGGAATGAGACTTTCTGTTTGGTGTGCAGAGGAAAACCCATTCAATTCAAGCGAAGTAATTGAAAATGAAACATACAAATACCCAGAAGTAACAGGATTGTCTCCTGTCGTTTTCAAGGATGAAATCTGTAAAATTTGGTCAGTGAAAACTGTGTCTGAAATTGAAAATGAACCAGTGGAGAGCGATATCCCTGTCTTGTTAATCAGCGGGGAATATGATCATGAAACTCCAGTCAAATGGGCTGAATCAATGACTACTCATCTAAGCAAAAGTTACCATTTAATTTTTAAAGGATGGAAACATACCCCTACCACCAATTGGAGTAATCCTTGCGCCATGGAAGCAGCAAGCGAGTTTTTCAATAACCCGAATAGATTACCAAATCCCTTATGTCTGAATGAGCTGGAGAACCTGGAGTTTTATACAGATTATTGA
- the alr gene encoding alanine racemase → MESTNKIMVRHSSRIELSQSSLTNNINFIRKKVGDGVRISSVVKANAYGHGIRSFVKMAEKAGVGHFATASAFEAEEVLEAKSEVSDVMIMGILYDEDIEWAIRNEIEFYVFNYERLPLVLELARKVGKQAKVHIEVETGANRTGMTKKEFAPTLSFLKKHPEEIAFKGLCTHFGGAENFSNLFKINAQHERFKGFLKQCQQKKIIPEIRHIACSAAALAYKDTVYDMVRIGVAQYGFWPSPDIYYSHLQEIGKQSDGALKRIFTWKTDVMDVRDVEAGEFIGYGTSYQASQNMKVAVMPLGYSNGYPRAQSNRGHVLIKGKKAQIVGLINMNLFMVDVSHIPDVQVGDEVVLVGRQNNNTINISSFTQVTQLLNNEMLSRLPSAIPRKIVK, encoded by the coding sequence ATGGAATCAACAAACAAAATTATGGTAAGACATTCGTCGAGAATAGAATTGAGTCAATCCTCGCTAACGAATAATATAAATTTCATCAGGAAAAAGGTCGGAGATGGGGTTCGGATTTCCTCTGTGGTCAAAGCTAATGCCTATGGCCATGGTATTCGATCTTTTGTAAAGATGGCCGAAAAAGCTGGAGTAGGTCATTTTGCTACTGCTTCAGCTTTTGAAGCAGAGGAAGTTCTGGAAGCCAAATCAGAGGTCAGTGATGTGATGATTATGGGTATTCTCTATGATGAGGATATTGAATGGGCAATCCGAAATGAAATTGAATTTTATGTGTTCAACTATGAGCGCCTACCGCTGGTGCTGGAGTTGGCAAGGAAGGTAGGAAAGCAGGCAAAAGTGCATATCGAGGTAGAGACTGGTGCCAACCGTACCGGAATGACCAAAAAAGAATTCGCTCCTACTTTAAGTTTTCTCAAGAAGCATCCAGAGGAGATTGCTTTCAAAGGTCTCTGCACTCATTTTGGGGGAGCAGAAAATTTTTCAAACTTATTCAAGATCAATGCACAGCATGAACGGTTCAAAGGGTTCCTAAAGCAATGCCAGCAAAAGAAAATTATTCCTGAAATCCGACACATCGCTTGCTCTGCGGCCGCCTTGGCTTACAAAGATACCGTGTATGACATGGTGAGAATAGGGGTAGCACAGTATGGATTCTGGCCCAGTCCCGATATTTATTATTCCCATTTGCAGGAAATCGGGAAGCAATCTGATGGAGCACTTAAGCGAATTTTTACCTGGAAAACTGATGTGATGGATGTCAGGGATGTGGAGGCTGGTGAGTTTATCGGCTATGGGACTTCCTATCAAGCTTCCCAAAACATGAAAGTGGCTGTGATGCCTTTAGGCTATTCCAATGGATATCCGCGAGCCCAATCCAATCGAGGACATGTATTGATCAAAGGAAAGAAAGCCCAGATTGTGGGATTGATCAATATGAATTTGTTTATGGTGGATGTCTCCCATATCCCGGATGTACAAGTGGGAGATGAAGTGGTGCTGGTTGGTCGGCAAAACAACAATACCATCAATATCAGCTCATTTACTCAAGTGACCCAGCTGTTGAATAATGAAATGTTGAGTCGCTTGCCTTCGGCGATACCTAGGAAGATTGTAAAGTAA